AATGAGGATTTGCTGTGCTTTAGCACTTAGTATCGGATATTCATCTTTAATGGATATCCAAAACTCTTCAAGTCCTATGCTGCTGAATTTTACTTTCAAGGTCTTGTCACAGGAGAGCTCAATGAGTTTTTCTTCTTCTACAGAAGCAAATTCAGTTGGGGCCCTAGTACTGAATGGATCCTGGATCCAGACAAACTTTTCCATATTTTttggaaaatatttttcaaaccAATCACTGAGGTTTGTTAGGTGCTGCTCAAAAACTGATTTAAGTTCATGTGTCAAACAAACATCATTTGATGTAACAAACTGATGCAACATGGGGAAACAGTCATTGTAACACTCTTCATTTAATTTTCTTCTCCATATAAACATTTTTTTCCTGAATGCAGATACCTTCTCTGAGAGTTTAAGAATGTGGGTATTGTTTCCCTGCAGTGAGAGATTCAATGCATTCAGTTTATCAAATATATCACACAGGTAGGCTAACTTGGACAAAAAAACAGTATCCAAGTAGTTATTGGCACACTCGTGTTTTTCTTCTACAAGATATGAGTAGAGTTCCTGATGTAATTGAAAAACACGAGAAAGTACATTGCCACGGGAGAGCCATTGTGAACTGCAGTAATACAACAAAGATGTGTGCTCAGAGCCCATAACTTCACACATTTGTCTAAAAAACCTTGCCTTCTGTGGCCGAGTTTTTATAAAGTTCACAGCTTTCAACACACTTTCCATGACTGCATTCAGTGGCGGACTCAGATGCTTTGATGCAAGGGCTTCCCTGTGGATAATGCAGTGGGTCCAAAGTGCATCAGCAGCTTTGCTTCGTATGAGTGCCTGCAATCCTCCATAACAGCCAGCCATAGAacgaccaccatcagtacagacaCCAAAGCACTTTGTCCAGTCTAACTGGTTTTCACTCATAAAAGTGTCAATGATCTGAAACAAGTCTTGTGCCTTTATACCGGCGGTGATACTTTTACAAAAGAGAAGGTCTTCCACAATATTGTCACAATCTACAAAGCGTGTGTAGCAAATCAAATGAGCATCCTTGTTACTGTCTGTTGCCTCATCAAGTTGTAGCGCAAAATCCTTCCCTTTCATTTTTTCAATTAACTGGTCATTTAGATCTTCAGCCATATGTTGGATTCTACGACTGATGGTATTGTTTGATAAAGGTACCTTTGAAAGCAGTTTTCCAGCTGATTCCCCAACCATAATGTTAACCATATCCACTGCAGCCGGTAAAATCAGTTCTTCTGCGATGGTGTGaggctttttacacattgcaattCTATGTGCCACCTTGTAAGATGCAAGCAAAGCATTGCTTGGTATGGATGCTTGTTTAAAAAATGTGCCTTTTTGTCCTTTCAATTCTTTTAGCTTTCTGCTGAAGAAATCACGCGATTTCTTAGCCATGTTAGGGTGATTGGTCTCCAAATGGCGTCTTAGCTTGCTTGGAATCATGCTTTCTGTTGACAATATTTTCAAGCAAAGTACACACTGTGGACGCTCTTCATGGTTGACATCTACAGATGTAAAACCGATGTCTAGGTAAGTATCGTCGTATCTGCGATGTTTCCTTTTCTTCCCAACTGTGCCACTGGTCTGTGGTTCTTCATCCTTTTCTTTACTACCAGACTTCTTTCCAGTGTTCAAAAACCTTTCCATTTTTTGTGCAACAAAATTATTCTGTACTGGAGCAATCACAATAAATTAATTTAAGTGGAAGGCAAATCCTGTGTAGTTTCTATATGAGAAGTAAAATTGTGCTTCTAAAAAGCATAGCCAAaactttctgggccccatagcaacatatttgcAGGGCTTCTGCCCCAATGGTTCTTGAGAGACACCACTCCGCAACACTTATTAATATTATGTCCCTTAATAGTGCCATGGTTAATTTTCCAAAACATAGTACtgccatagttaatgttatgccccgtagtttattttatgaaccattgtagttccATAGTTTACATGATaccacactgtagggctgccagtacatattttgtcacacagtattcccaattcacatgatcagtgtccccaattcatattatgccccattacagtgccctccagttcaaattatgccacgttacagtgtcccATTTTGGAACATTATAGTGCTATATTACAATGAGtggatcagattatgacacactaCAGTGCCCCGTTACCATTATAATATCCAACACAAATACACTTCTCACTGAAAAAGTAATGTGGCACAATTAAGGCTGGCAATGGTATAAAAATTTTGCGGAAATCAGGCCTTTTCTGTGCTTCGGGCTAATCATggagcaggttaccgtggagaagttcttGACTTCTTCAGTGGCATCCCAGCTCTgtagctgaatcgcatcaccatacattAGTATGGtgtgtgcgattcatgaaggaatgTAAAGCTCTGGTTTCTGCATTTCCATGGCGTTTAGATTTGCCATCGCAGGATGGCAGAATCTGAACATCTGTGCAAAATTGCAAGCAAgctaaaggtgcccacacacggtacATTTTGTACTAGGTGCGTTTTGTACTAGATCGTATTGCATCTAGTACAAATCACATGCGATACGCTACGACAGCGTGCGATTTGAACTAGATGCGATCTAGTACAAAAATCCTTTTTTGGCTTGCGATGAGAACTATGTGGGAGCGCGAATCGCATCCCAAGCCAAAAGAAACACAGTGCGATTTGAACTACAAGTGATGCGTTTTGAACTAAAAAGTTCAAAACGCATCCAAGAATCGCACAGTGTATGAGTACCATGAGTGCTTCACTGCTTTCTGCCCAGCACCCAGTCATAGCCCTGCTCCTTGACCACCCTGCAGCTTCCCGAGACCTCTGCATGTGTAGAGAGAGCCGTCTGCTGATTCCAACACCGCAATGGGAGACCGATGGAGCCCGAGATACCACACATTGCCGGAAAGTAttcatgaattgctacttaccaaAGTTATATGTCGCATCGAACTGATGCAATGTATAGTGGTAAGTATCAATTTATTTTATGTAGCATACATGAATACTCCCCTATATCTTTTATGTCTTTTTGCAGCGCAAAtgcatccatttaaaaaaaaaaaaaaaacaggctttgTATAAAATACCAggtttttttgaagtcaaatcaaTCTAAAAAGGTTCCAGTGCATCCATGCATCAAGACCAGTCCCCCACCTGCTTGCCAGCTTGTCCTCATAtaagcattggcgtatctataatggtgcagagcagtggcggaactaccgccagtgcaagcagtgccttgcactggggcctgccactgtccaggggcccaaagccagcagcgcggtatgtaatgagtcaaactgactcattacatgccgctgtccgccGTGGAGAGGAGCGCTGCGCCACGAGGGGGGAAGTAGGAggatggaggtggaggagggagccgcagcagcgcactgtaattggtggaggcgctgctgctgtttcTTTCCATCAACATAGGCTGCCCTCCacggctgtgaatgctgggaagtgcttcccagcattcacagtgacggagggcagcctatggtgaaggaaagggacagcagcagcgcctccaccaattacagtgcgctgctgcagctcctgagtcccctccctcctccttcttctcccctgcccgggatctgcggctgcctgacagtgactgcctgcaccgaggagcctgactgccagtggagactgtaagtataatctattctatctatctatctatctatctatctatctatctatctatctatctatctatctatctatctatctctctatctgtctatctatatattctgtctgtctgccgtaatgtgcaaaaaaggggacgctgtctgccgtaatgtgtaaaaaagggggaagctgtctgccgtaatgtgtaaaaaagggggaagctgtctaccgtaatgtataaaaaggggacgctctctgctgtaatgtgtaaaaaggggaatctgtccgcagtaatgtgtaaaaggggctctacctggtgtaattgcattgcccctgttttacattgtgtgggggggctccgatgccatttcttgcacacagcgctaaaatgtctagttacggcactgttgctaggtatccatttccctggtcctgagcaaattcccctcaccagatcctctccaggggtgagggggtggacttggatgggatgggggggcgcaaagcattttgtcgcacctgggcccaccgctcgctagttccgccactggtgcagagtgtgcgggcccctgggtccagaggggggccgcaccgcacacactgcacccattttttcgatacttacctttccggcatccatcggtgtttgtgtgggccccctcctctcccgtagacgCCACAGCCGctactagcgcactgagcactagagattctggcacagtgcctaTTTTTTCggtgtcctgcgcatgcactgcagagtctctagtggtcagaggGCTATCAGCAGCGCTGAtaactatgggagaggagggggcccacacacgtagtctgcacacgggtcccctcctccgaGGAGATGCCTCTGCATATAAGTCACTTATAGCAGGCACCCCCCTCCTATAGATTTCcctatgcagcatctcacatacagtatcacatattaatattttactcactttctcagccagctcctctgtcacagcgGCCAGGACTTCAATCAGCCATCAGGTCCCTTGCCCAGCGCACTCCTctgtcactccagggcactcctcggccactccagggcactcctcagccactccagggcactcctcggccacatcagcgcactcctcggccactgcaACCTGCTTACACCTGCCGGCTGATTCCAGTCACAGGTTCCCCAAAGCACGCGGTCACAACCTGCACAATAACACCTCAACCCCAGGATGACTCCCCCAGCACCTGAGCTGGCTGACCTTGGGCACAGCCACAGCACATCCcgcacaaacacccccccccctcccctcccctcccctcccctcccctcccctcggtGCTGGCTTACTCCACACTGGCCAGCCGCagctctcctcttcctccctctcccGCCAGCTAACACCACACTGCCCAGCTGCAGCTGCCCTGCACTCTCGTCTCTCCCtgcccccgccccctcccctcctctgtgcacactgtgtagcctgcactctctccctccgGCCCTGTGCACACTGtagcctgcactctctccctccgGCTCTGTGCACAATGTAGCAGCCTGCGCCTCCTCCCCCCCCTGTGCGCAGTGCACACTGCAGcagcctgctcctcctctccccaCCCCCGTGCGCAGTGCACACTGTAGcagcctgctcctcctctccctccacAACACTAACCACCAGCCGCCGCCccccccgaacccccccccccccgtgcccagtGTATGTCCGCCGCAGCCGCTAGCCCCGGCGCCGGCTACCTGAGCAGCGGCACGGACAGACTGATCctgcctcttctgctgccctcactCCCCTCCCGTAGCCGCATCTTGCGGACAAACACAGCCCGCACATCACATCCCGTCCCGGCGCCGGCTGACTGAATGGACTGGCTGGCCACACTGCCTCTCCTGCTGCCAGCACTTCCctcgcaagtaaaaaaaaaaaaaaaatgcggacAAACGGTTGCTAGGCTGCGGCACCCCTGTCACAGcgccgcggcaccccagggagccgcggcacacagtttgggaaccactgtattagtGATAGATATCACTACTGCTGACTCATAGA
The Pseudophryne corroboree isolate aPseCor3 chromosome 4, aPseCor3.hap2, whole genome shotgun sequence DNA segment above includes these coding regions:
- the LOC134910964 gene encoding protein FAM200A-like, which produces MDQLKDMEDRFLSRGYPLALIRSARLKAEASQREASKKPKHTKDMTKIIPWVCEYDVTIQNNFVAQKMERFLNTGKKSGSKEKDEEPQTSGTVGKKRKHRRYDDTYLDIGFTSVDVNHEERPQCVLCLKILSTESMIPSKLRRHLETNHPNMAKKSRDFFSRKLKELKGQKGTFFKQASIPSNALLASYKVAHRIAMCKKPHTIAEELILPAAVDMVNIMVGESAGKLLSKVPLSNNTISRRIQHMAEDLNDQLIEKMKGKDFALQLDEATDSNKDAHLICYTRFVDCDNIVEDLLFCKSITAGIKAQDLFQIIDTFMSENQLDWTKCFGVCTDGGRSMAGCYGGLQALIRSKAADALWTHCIIHREALASKHLSPPLNAVMESVLKAVNFIKTRPQKARFFRQMCEVMGSEHTSLLYYCSSQWLSRGNVLSRVFQLHQELYSYLVEEKHECANNYLDTVFLSKLAYLCDIFDKLNALNLSLQGNNTHILKLSEKVSAFRKKMFIWRRKLNEECYNDCFPMLHQFVTSNDVCLTHELKSVFEQHLTNLSDWFEKYFPKNMEKFVWIQDPFSTRAPTEFASVEEEKLIELSCDKTLKVKFSSIGLEEFWISIKDEYPILSAKAQQILIPFATTYLCEAGFSAVAVIKSKYRSKINVEQEIRVAVSKLIPRCDVKYVGRTTRNLKVRLTEHRRNIINKVQNHSVSQHFCDKNQGDPSTLRVTALEHIPVTTWAEIVSTDCANKRFTGYFS